From one Triticum aestivum cultivar Chinese Spring chromosome 4B, IWGSC CS RefSeq v2.1, whole genome shotgun sequence genomic stretch:
- the LOC123092405 gene encoding uncharacterized protein, protein MGRRFPAAALAAAVRPYVRFSPAASKAAKPPTAPLDTPRNAGPGAAAGASSGRAEVRDVAAACGMQEDDRVPLAEVVLDCTKRWFQDTLKEARAGDAAMQVLVGQMYRSGYGVNKNEHKSRIWMEKASRYRSTVWKVSHKRPGYNASDSDSDDVKETGK, encoded by the exons ATGGGCAGGCGCTTCCCAGCCGCCGCCCTAGCCGCCGCTGTCCGCCCCTACGTCCGCTTCTCCCCCGCCGCTAGCAAGGCAGCGAAGCCCCCGACCGCTCCGCTGGATACTCCCAGGAACGCCGGCCCCGGCGCCGCCGCCGGGGCTAGCTCTGGACGGGCCGAGGTGCGGGATGTGGCGGCGGCATGCGGGATGCAGGAGGACGACCGGGTGCCGCTCGCGGAGGTGGTTTTGGACTGCACGAAGCGGTGGTTCCAGGACACGCTCAAGGAGGCGCgcgccggcgacgccgccatgcAGGTCCTCGTCGGCCAGATGTACCGCAGCGGCTACGGCGTCAACAAGAACGAGCACAAG TCTAGAATTTGGATGGAGAAAGCATCAAGATATCGGTCTACAGTCTGGAAAGTTAGCCATAAACGCCCAG GATACAATGCTAGTGACTCAGATTCAGATGATGTTAAGGAAACAGGCAAATAA